The DNA sequence CGGGAAGTCGGCTTAGTGCGAGAAGTGCTGTTAGAAGAAGGTGTCTCACGTTACGATGCCAAAGTTTTGCCACACCATCATTTTCGCTGCAACTGTTGTGGTGCAATTGAAGACATTGATTGGAATACCTTTCAGTGTATTGATTTGAATAAACTGCGTTCGGGGTTAAAAGCCGAACGCTATGAAGTGACTGTCCAAGGAACTTGCGATCGCTG is a window from the Aulosira sp. FACHB-615 genome containing:
- a CDS encoding Fur family transcriptional regulator — encoded protein: MQQKADEIVKTLKGKGLRVTPQRFAVYANLLGREDHPTVDQILTSLNQDAPTSSQATVYAALQALREVGLVREVLLEEGVSRYDAKVLPHHHFRCNCCGAIEDIDWNTFQCIDLNKLRSGLKAERYEVTVQGTCDRCQTKLEV